The Tripterygium wilfordii isolate XIE 37 chromosome 5, ASM1340144v1, whole genome shotgun sequence genome window below encodes:
- the LOC119998228 gene encoding putative GEM-like protein 8: MKNLVEEHVIGIPVTTETTYQVVKSPSCRGYLPGLDGSSTFKHRKIDYLLRSVNELGKKAESFAAGVREHVRLAPKITETVKGKLSLGARILQVGGMKKIFRKLFNVKDGEKLLKASQCYLSTTAGPIAGLLFISTDKIAFSSERLIKFSTPNGESIRLHYKVVIPVAKIKGINQSENMKNPSQKYIEVVTVDDFDFWLMGFLNYKKTFKHLQQAISRSQVDLQVNYQKRVD; the protein is encoded by the exons ATGAAGAATCTGGTTGAGGAGCATGTGATTGGAATTCCAGTAACCACAGAAACAACATACCAAGTTGTTAAGTCACCCAGCTGCAGAGGCTACTTGCCTGGACTTGATGGTTCTTCCACATTCAAACATA GAAAAATTGATTATCTGCTTAGAAGTGTAAATGAACTAGGGAAGAAAGCAGAAAGTTTTGCAGCTGGAGTCCGAGAGCATG TGAGACTGGCACCAAAGATAACAGAAACAGTAAAAGGAAAGCTGAGTTTGGGTGCTAGAATTCTCCAAGTAGGAGGCATGAAGAAGATTTTCAGAAAGTTATTCAATGTCAAAGATGGTGAGAAACTGTTGAAGGCTTCACAATGCTATTTATCAACAACAGCAGGTCCTATTGCAGGCCTCCTCTTTatctccacagacaagattgCCTTCTCTAGTGAGAGATTAATCAAATTCTCTACTCCGAACGGAGAATCTATCCGACTCCATTACAAG GTCGTGATTCCGGTTGCAAAGATCAAAGGAATCAACCAGAGTGAGAACATGAAGAATCCATCACAAAAGTACATAGAAGTAGTTACTGTGGACGATTTCGACTTCTGGTTGATGGGTTTCTTGAACTATAAGAAAACATTTAAGCATCTTCAGCAAGCTATCTCCAGAAGCCAAGTTGATTTACAAGTCAATTATCAAAAAAGAGTCGATTGA